In Anaeromusa acidaminophila DSM 3853, one genomic interval encodes:
- the ispE gene encoding 4-(cytidine 5'-diphospho)-2-C-methyl-D-erythritol kinase, which produces MILHGNAKINLSLDVLGKRPDGYHEVSMIMQSVSLADEIILQEAQDISLQVNVPGLEADSRNLAWRAAELVRQKCAITKGVAITLKKKIPLAAGLAGGSADAASVLRGVNKLWQAGLTQQDLLELGAQLGSDVPFCLLGGTRLATGRGTELEELPAMPECGVVLAKLPVAVSTAWVYGHFAATKVKKRPDLTGLKTALQKGSLEGIASRLCNVLESVTISEHPEIQKLKEDMLRQGAMASLMSGSGPTVFALTENEEAAGDVAERLRRSWGDRVSIFTAKTVRKVDGE; this is translated from the coding sequence TGATGTGTTGGGTAAGCGTCCGGACGGGTATCATGAAGTGTCTATGATTATGCAAAGTGTTAGTTTGGCGGATGAAATCATTTTGCAAGAAGCACAAGATATTTCACTGCAGGTAAACGTCCCCGGATTGGAAGCGGACTCAAGAAACTTGGCTTGGCGCGCGGCGGAGCTTGTGCGGCAGAAATGCGCTATTACGAAAGGCGTAGCTATTACCTTGAAAAAGAAAATCCCCTTAGCGGCTGGCTTGGCTGGAGGCAGCGCTGATGCGGCGTCTGTCTTGCGCGGTGTGAATAAGCTATGGCAAGCGGGGCTGACGCAGCAGGACCTTTTGGAATTAGGAGCTCAGTTGGGTTCGGATGTTCCCTTTTGTTTGCTAGGCGGCACACGTCTTGCAACTGGCAGAGGGACGGAACTCGAAGAATTGCCGGCAATGCCTGAATGCGGCGTCGTATTGGCAAAGCTGCCTGTGGCTGTTTCAACAGCTTGGGTGTACGGGCATTTTGCAGCGACGAAAGTAAAGAAAAGGCCGGATTTGACAGGCTTAAAAACAGCGCTGCAAAAGGGGAGCTTAGAAGGCATAGCTTCGCGATTGTGCAATGTTTTAGAATCGGTTACAATTAGCGAACACCCGGAGATTCAGAAACTGAAAGAGGATATGCTGCGCCAGGGTGCGATGGCTTCCTTAATGTCCGGCAGCGGACCTACAGTATTTGCTTTGACGGAAAATGAAGAGGCAGCGGGTGACGTAGCAGAGCGGCTCCGTCGTAGCTGGGGCGATAGAGTCTCGATTTTTACAGCAAAGACAGTGAGGAAAGTGGATGGTGAGTGA
- a CDS encoding GntR family transcriptional regulator — translation MERRLLPVKLDSYQPLREVVCETLREAIISGVLRPGERLMEIQLAEELGVSRTPVREAIRKLELEGFVIMIPRRGTYVADLSIKDINEVFEVRSALDSLANGLAAERITEEELEQMERLLVQISACVDNGNMEKIVELDGQFHDILYRASRNDRLVGIINNLREQLTRFRTISMAYPGRLKKTIEEHTQLVEAIAARDVDLAQQLAVEHMANSEQTLLQDINERRQQQNKDR, via the coding sequence ATGGAACGGAGATTGTTGCCGGTAAAATTAGACAGCTACCAACCTTTGCGGGAAGTGGTGTGTGAAACATTACGGGAAGCGATTATTAGCGGTGTATTGCGCCCGGGAGAACGTTTAATGGAAATTCAGTTGGCCGAGGAGCTGGGTGTAAGCCGGACTCCGGTTCGCGAAGCAATTCGTAAGCTGGAGCTGGAAGGTTTTGTGATTATGATTCCGCGCCGAGGCACCTATGTGGCGGATTTGTCCATTAAAGACATCAATGAAGTATTCGAAGTGCGTTCCGCGTTGGATTCGCTGGCCAATGGCTTGGCGGCGGAACGCATTACAGAAGAAGAACTAGAGCAGATGGAACGCTTGTTGGTGCAAATCAGCGCTTGCGTAGATAATGGCAATATGGAAAAAATCGTGGAACTAGACGGTCAGTTTCATGATATTTTGTACCGAGCCAGCCGCAATGACCGCCTAGTTGGCATTATCAACAACTTGCGAGAGCAGCTAACACGTTTCCGGACTATCTCCATGGCCTATCCGGGACGTTTGAAAAAAACAATCGAAGAACATACGCAGTTGGTGGAAGCCATTGCGGCGCGCGATGTCGATTTGGCTCAGCAATTGGCAGTGGAGCATATGGCTAACTCAGAGCAGACGCTGCTACAGGATATCAATGAGCGTCGGCAGCAGCAAAACAAAGATCGCTAA
- the purR gene encoding pur operon repressor: MEKVRRIERVVALTKLLVDMPSRLFPLSYFSERFGTAKSTLSEDMVTIKQALQQFGLGTLETVAGAAGGVRFLPRREGEREQAILQELALRLKEPERIIAGGFLYMTDLLFQPALMAQIGEVFMTKLAHLRPDYIMTVETKGIPLAFMTARAFDLPLVIVRQGSKVTEGPSVSINYVSGSTRRIQTMSLPKRALPVGARVLLIDDFMKAGGTAKGMADLAMEVGAEVVGTGVLIATAEPQRKLVEGYTSLLMLHEVDEWSKKIDIRPIE, from the coding sequence GTGGAAAAAGTACGGAGGATTGAGAGGGTGGTGGCATTAACCAAGCTTCTCGTGGATATGCCAAGCCGTCTTTTCCCGTTAAGCTATTTTAGTGAACGCTTTGGCACCGCCAAATCAACGCTGAGCGAGGATATGGTGACGATCAAGCAGGCGTTGCAGCAGTTTGGTTTAGGAACGCTGGAAACCGTTGCTGGCGCAGCCGGAGGCGTGCGCTTCTTGCCTCGTCGCGAAGGCGAGCGAGAACAGGCTATTTTGCAGGAACTGGCTTTGCGTTTGAAAGAACCGGAACGCATTATTGCAGGCGGTTTTTTGTATATGACTGATTTGCTGTTTCAACCGGCTTTGATGGCGCAGATCGGCGAAGTTTTTATGACTAAGCTGGCTCATTTGCGGCCAGATTATATTATGACGGTAGAGACCAAGGGAATTCCGCTGGCTTTTATGACGGCTCGAGCATTTGATTTGCCCTTGGTCATTGTGCGTCAAGGAAGCAAAGTAACTGAAGGGCCTTCGGTGAGCATTAACTATGTCAGTGGCTCTACACGACGCATTCAGACTATGTCGCTGCCGAAGCGCGCTTTGCCTGTAGGAGCGCGCGTTCTTTTAATTGATGATTTTATGAAAGCTGGCGGTACGGCTAAAGGCATGGCTGATTTGGCGATGGAAGTAGGAGCGGAGGTAGTTGGCACTGGCGTGCTGATTGCCACAGCCGAGCCGCAGCGCAAGCTTGTGGAAGGCTATACAAGCTTACTTATGCTTCATGAAGTAGACGAGTGGAGCAAGAAAATAGATATTCGTCCTATTGAATGA